One window from the genome of Cucumis melo cultivar AY chromosome 10, USDA_Cmelo_AY_1.0, whole genome shotgun sequence encodes:
- the LOC103496762 gene encoding uncharacterized aarF domain-containing protein kinase At5g05200, chloroplastic isoform X2: MTSVSALRGVRLPLFNPQSSPHRSLLFPAIATSNSNYGFFRSNAFRLFARYSPAQDLFSSRFQTSIENLPKLLEDIVQTSINTGPRGPIRLAQGIQAFIGVGREWLADVTMSTNSSAGLPTDLQLGLLSPTYLRRLFERMGATYIKLGQFIASAPTLFPQEYVEEFQKCFDQAPPIPFEEIKKIIQDDLGRPIDSVYEYIDPNPIASASIAQVHGARLRGSRDDVVIKVLKPGIEDILVADLNFVYIVARILEFLNPELSRASLVSIVKDIRESMLEEVDFYKEANNIESFRRYLEDMGLTRQATAPKVYHHCSTRRVLTMQRLYGVPLTDLQSISSLVPNPEASLITALNVWFGSLLACDTFHADVHAGNLWLLRDGRIGFLDFGIVGRISPETWAAMDVFLASIATEDYESMASALIQMGATNNDVNAVAFARDLENIFSTIKDLDTEIVIATAREGRSGSTAVAANILVDERQMNKLFLDVLQVSESYGLRFPREFALLMKQLLYFDRYTRLLAPNMNMLQDQRISIVSNRRNKYKDSFR; the protein is encoded by the exons ATGACTTCGGTGTCAGCTCTTAGAGGCGTTCGATTGCCTTTGTTCAATCCTCAATCGTCTCCTCATCGTAGCCTTCTTTTTCCCGCCATAGCTACGAGCAATTCCAACTATGGCTTCTTCAGGTCAAACGCCTTTCGTCTGTTTGCTCGTTACTCTCCAGCTCAAGACCTCTTCTCTTCCCGCTTTCAAA CTAGCATAGAAAATTTACCTAAACTGTTGGAGGACATCGTGCAGACCTCCATAAACACAGGTCCACGTGGTCCCATAAGGCTAGCTCAAGGTATCCAAGCATTTATTGGAGTTGGTAGAGAGTGGCTTGCAGATGTGACGATG TCAACAAATTCATCAGCTGGATTGCCGACAGATTTGCAGCTAGGATTACTTTCCCCAACTTATTTGAGGAGGCTGTTTGAACGCATGGGAGCAACATACATCAAATTAGGCCAG TTCATAGCATCGGCTCCCACACTTTTTCCTCAAGAATACGTGGAGGAATTTCAAAAATGTTTTGACCAAGCGCCTCCAATTCCCTTTGAAGAGATCAAGAAAATCATACAAGATGATTTGGGGAGACCGATTGACAGTGTCTATGAATATATTGACCCCAACCCGATTGCTTCAGCCTCAATAGCTCAG GTTCATGGTGCAAGGCTTAGGGGCTCCCGAGATGATGTGGTTATTAAGGTTCTAAAACCAGGGATAGAGGACATATTGGTAGCAGATCtaaattttgtatatattgTTGCTCGCATATTGGAGTTCTTGAATCCCGAACTCAGCCGTGCATCACTG gTATCTATCGTGAAGGACATAAGAGAATCAATGCTTGAAGAGGTTGACTTTTACAAGGAGGCTAATAATATTGAGTCCTTCAGGAGATATTTGGAAGACATGGGACTCACGAGGCAGGCTACAGCTCCGAAGGTATATCACCACTGCAGTACTAGACGAGTGTTAACTATGCAAAGGCTATATGGTGTTCCTCTCACGGACCTACAGTCTATAAGTTCTCTTGTTCCCAACCCAGAAGCCAGTCTTATTACTGCGCTTAATGTCTG GTTTGGTAGTTTGCTTGCGTGTGACACATTCCATGCAGATGTTCATGCAGGCAACTTGTGGTTATTACGTGATGGCCGTATTGGCTTTCTTGATTTTG GAATTGTTGGACGCATATCTCCAGAAACATGGGCTGCCATGGATGTATTTTTGGCATCAATTGCAACTGAAGATTATGAATCAATGGCATCTGCTCTCATCCAAATGGGTGCCACTAACAATGATGTCAATGCTGTGGCCTTTGCCAGAgatctagaaaatatattttccACAATAAAG GATTTGGATACTGAAATTGTGATAGCAACAGCCAGGGAAGGAAGGAGTGGTTCAACCGCTGTCGCCGCAAATATACTCGTAGATGAGAGGCAAATGAACAAACTTTTCCTTGATGTG CTCCAGGTTAGTGAATCCTACGGGCTAAGATTTCCTCGAGAGTTTGCACTTCTCATGAAGCAACTCTTGTATTTTGACCGTTACACTCGGTTACTGGCCCCGAATATGAACATGCTTCAAGATCAGAGGATTTCAATCGTTTCAAACCGAAGAAACAAATACAAAGACAGTTTCAGATGA
- the LOC103496762 gene encoding uncharacterized aarF domain-containing protein kinase At5g05200, chloroplastic isoform X1, whose translation MTSVSALRGVRLPLFNPQSSPHRSLLFPAIATSNSNYGFFRSNAFRLFARYSPAQDLFSSRFQTSIENLPKLLEDIVQTSINTGPRGPIRLAQGIQAFIGVGREWLADVTMDWKLHSRSSLSLSTNSSAGLPTDLQLGLLSPTYLRRLFERMGATYIKLGQFIASAPTLFPQEYVEEFQKCFDQAPPIPFEEIKKIIQDDLGRPIDSVYEYIDPNPIASASIAQVHGARLRGSRDDVVIKVLKPGIEDILVADLNFVYIVARILEFLNPELSRASLVSIVKDIRESMLEEVDFYKEANNIESFRRYLEDMGLTRQATAPKVYHHCSTRRVLTMQRLYGVPLTDLQSISSLVPNPEASLITALNVWFGSLLACDTFHADVHAGNLWLLRDGRIGFLDFGIVGRISPETWAAMDVFLASIATEDYESMASALIQMGATNNDVNAVAFARDLENIFSTIKDLDTEIVIATAREGRSGSTAVAANILVDERQMNKLFLDVLQVSESYGLRFPREFALLMKQLLYFDRYTRLLAPNMNMLQDQRISIVSNRRNKYKDSFR comes from the exons ATGACTTCGGTGTCAGCTCTTAGAGGCGTTCGATTGCCTTTGTTCAATCCTCAATCGTCTCCTCATCGTAGCCTTCTTTTTCCCGCCATAGCTACGAGCAATTCCAACTATGGCTTCTTCAGGTCAAACGCCTTTCGTCTGTTTGCTCGTTACTCTCCAGCTCAAGACCTCTTCTCTTCCCGCTTTCAAA CTAGCATAGAAAATTTACCTAAACTGTTGGAGGACATCGTGCAGACCTCCATAAACACAGGTCCACGTGGTCCCATAAGGCTAGCTCAAGGTATCCAAGCATTTATTGGAGTTGGTAGAGAGTGGCTTGCAGATGTGACGATG GATTGGAAGTTACATTCACGAAGTTCATTGTCACTG TCAACAAATTCATCAGCTGGATTGCCGACAGATTTGCAGCTAGGATTACTTTCCCCAACTTATTTGAGGAGGCTGTTTGAACGCATGGGAGCAACATACATCAAATTAGGCCAG TTCATAGCATCGGCTCCCACACTTTTTCCTCAAGAATACGTGGAGGAATTTCAAAAATGTTTTGACCAAGCGCCTCCAATTCCCTTTGAAGAGATCAAGAAAATCATACAAGATGATTTGGGGAGACCGATTGACAGTGTCTATGAATATATTGACCCCAACCCGATTGCTTCAGCCTCAATAGCTCAG GTTCATGGTGCAAGGCTTAGGGGCTCCCGAGATGATGTGGTTATTAAGGTTCTAAAACCAGGGATAGAGGACATATTGGTAGCAGATCtaaattttgtatatattgTTGCTCGCATATTGGAGTTCTTGAATCCCGAACTCAGCCGTGCATCACTG gTATCTATCGTGAAGGACATAAGAGAATCAATGCTTGAAGAGGTTGACTTTTACAAGGAGGCTAATAATATTGAGTCCTTCAGGAGATATTTGGAAGACATGGGACTCACGAGGCAGGCTACAGCTCCGAAGGTATATCACCACTGCAGTACTAGACGAGTGTTAACTATGCAAAGGCTATATGGTGTTCCTCTCACGGACCTACAGTCTATAAGTTCTCTTGTTCCCAACCCAGAAGCCAGTCTTATTACTGCGCTTAATGTCTG GTTTGGTAGTTTGCTTGCGTGTGACACATTCCATGCAGATGTTCATGCAGGCAACTTGTGGTTATTACGTGATGGCCGTATTGGCTTTCTTGATTTTG GAATTGTTGGACGCATATCTCCAGAAACATGGGCTGCCATGGATGTATTTTTGGCATCAATTGCAACTGAAGATTATGAATCAATGGCATCTGCTCTCATCCAAATGGGTGCCACTAACAATGATGTCAATGCTGTGGCCTTTGCCAGAgatctagaaaatatattttccACAATAAAG GATTTGGATACTGAAATTGTGATAGCAACAGCCAGGGAAGGAAGGAGTGGTTCAACCGCTGTCGCCGCAAATATACTCGTAGATGAGAGGCAAATGAACAAACTTTTCCTTGATGTG CTCCAGGTTAGTGAATCCTACGGGCTAAGATTTCCTCGAGAGTTTGCACTTCTCATGAAGCAACTCTTGTATTTTGACCGTTACACTCGGTTACTGGCCCCGAATATGAACATGCTTCAAGATCAGAGGATTTCAATCGTTTCAAACCGAAGAAACAAATACAAAGACAGTTTCAGATGA